The following coding sequences are from one Terriglobia bacterium window:
- a CDS encoding TOMM precursor leader peptide-binding protein → MLLKPRFRASFDVHVAGRAVFLLDEHRQLILEGERYCILAPLLDGVRSISDIARDCEQRLPLPQIFSTLNELERRGYLVEGGDSAAGPAAQAFWEYPREGGPAKRAPHELAVSVQGLGRASALPLSEAFLANGIALDQARSQLLVVATDDYLRGELEEINRTCLRENRPWMLFKPVGLVLWIGPIFEPNKTGCWHCLRQRLEANRMAEQYIQDHTSPQKPVVTSVATLPASLELASSLAVTAATEWLAFPESARLRGRMMSLDLANTAAQHHELVRRPQCTECGNPDLMRNRGMQSIALGKQLKHFQEDGGHRTHTPEQTFEKYQHHISPYLGAVTMLLPALGAWNELTPNFVAGHNFSMGLDDVALLRESIRGLSGGKGASIAQAKASALCEALERYSGRYHHDEYTRRGTLVNLQPDAIHPNECMGFSSEQFEMRAEWNAKRAMGSRCELICQPFDRNREIDWSPLWSLTANKLKYLPTAYCYYGHPEFSEQRWCAPDSNGTAAGNTLEEAILQGFFELVERDAVALWFYNRIKRRGVDIESFGLPYLKAIQKYYVSLKRDIWVLDVTSDLGIATFACISRRIDKPVEDILLGFGSHFDPKIAMLRAVTEVNQFLPSISLARPDGSTRYTFGDALSKHWWTTARLENNEYLSPDPEKPAISLGEFENPSSQDLLEDVEHCIELCRRKGFEMLVLDQTRPDIGLNVVKVVVPELCHFWRRLGKRRLYETPVAMGWLNRPRSFEELNPYSIFF, encoded by the coding sequence GTGTTGTTAAAACCCCGTTTTCGTGCTTCATTTGACGTCCACGTCGCAGGCCGGGCCGTGTTTCTGTTAGATGAACACCGCCAGTTGATTTTGGAGGGCGAGCGGTATTGCATACTGGCTCCGCTGCTGGACGGCGTGCGCAGCATCAGCGACATCGCGCGCGACTGTGAACAGCGGCTTCCTCTACCTCAGATTTTTTCTACGTTGAATGAACTCGAGCGCCGCGGCTACCTTGTCGAGGGCGGCGACTCTGCCGCAGGACCGGCCGCACAAGCTTTCTGGGAATATCCCCGTGAGGGTGGTCCTGCTAAAAGGGCGCCGCATGAGCTCGCGGTCTCGGTACAAGGGTTGGGCCGAGCCTCCGCGCTCCCGTTAAGCGAGGCTTTCCTGGCGAACGGTATCGCGTTAGATCAGGCGCGTTCACAGCTTCTCGTCGTTGCAACGGATGATTATCTGCGTGGAGAATTGGAAGAAATCAACCGGACCTGTCTCCGCGAAAATCGCCCGTGGATGTTGTTTAAACCGGTTGGGCTGGTCCTGTGGATCGGGCCGATCTTCGAGCCGAACAAAACCGGATGTTGGCATTGCTTACGCCAGCGGCTCGAAGCGAACCGGATGGCGGAACAATACATTCAGGACCACACCTCGCCTCAGAAGCCGGTTGTGACCTCCGTTGCCACCCTGCCGGCTTCGCTGGAACTTGCTTCATCCCTCGCAGTGACGGCCGCCACAGAATGGTTGGCATTCCCGGAGTCTGCACGTCTCCGCGGCAGAATGATGTCATTGGACCTGGCCAATACCGCCGCGCAGCATCACGAACTGGTGCGGCGTCCCCAGTGCACAGAATGCGGGAATCCGGACCTGATGCGGAATCGAGGAATGCAGTCCATCGCACTGGGAAAACAGCTGAAGCACTTCCAGGAAGATGGAGGCCATCGCACGCATACGCCGGAGCAGACCTTCGAAAAGTACCAGCACCACATCAGTCCTTACCTGGGGGCTGTCACCATGTTGCTTCCCGCGCTAGGGGCATGGAACGAATTGACACCCAATTTTGTGGCAGGACACAACTTTTCGATGGGCCTGGACGACGTGGCGCTTCTGCGTGAAAGCATTCGTGGACTGAGTGGCGGAAAAGGCGCCAGTATCGCTCAAGCCAAGGCCAGCGCTCTGTGCGAAGCACTCGAGCGATACTCCGGGCGTTATCACCACGACGAGTACACACGCCGTGGCACCCTGGTGAACTTGCAGCCCGACGCCATTCATCCGAATGAATGCATGGGTTTCAGTTCCGAGCAGTTCGAAATGCGCGCGGAATGGAACGCGAAGCGTGCGATGGGTTCGCGTTGCGAGTTGATTTGTCAGCCCTTCGATCGAAATCGAGAGATCGACTGGTCGCCCCTCTGGTCACTGACGGCCAATAAGCTGAAGTACCTACCGACAGCCTATTGTTACTATGGACATCCGGAATTCTCGGAACAGCGCTGGTGCGCTCCCGACTCCAACGGCACTGCCGCCGGCAATACATTGGAGGAAGCCATTCTCCAGGGCTTCTTTGAATTGGTCGAACGCGACGCGGTAGCGCTCTGGTTTTACAACCGGATTAAACGGCGCGGCGTGGACATCGAAAGCTTTGGTCTGCCTTATCTGAAAGCGATCCAGAAGTATTACGTATCGCTCAAACGCGATATCTGGGTGTTGGATGTCACCAGCGATCTTGGCATTGCGACTTTCGCGTGCATTTCGAGGCGGATCGACAAGCCGGTGGAGGATATTCTATTGGGATTCGGCTCGCATTTTGATCCCAAGATTGCGATGCTGCGCGCGGTTACGGAAGTCAATCAGTTTCTCCCCTCGATATCACTGGCCAGGCCGGACGGGTCGACGCGATACACTTTCGGCGACGCGCTCTCCAAGCATTGGTGGACCACAGCGCGGCTTGAAAATAATGAGTATTTGTCGCCCGATCCGGAGAAGCCTGCCATATCTTTGGGTGAGTTCGAGAATCCATCGAGCCAGGATTTGCTTGAAGATGTCGAGCACTGCATAGAACTGTGCCGGCGGAAAGGTTTTGAAATGCTTGTGCTCGACCAGACTCGTCCGGACATTGGTCTGAACGTTGTCAAAGTCGTGGTACCTGAGCTTTGCCATTTCTGGCGCCGTCTTGGCAAACGCCGGCTCTACGAGACGCCTGTGGCTATGGGCTGGCTCAACCGGCCCAGATCTTTCGAAGAACTCAATCCATACAGCATTTTTTTCTGA
- a CDS encoding aromatic ring-hydroxylating dioxygenase subunit alpha: MNKPVPGSPNTVPFEVTEPDRIAAQRYYDEDFYKLECEMLWPRVWQMACRLEEIPKPGSFSVYENLGQSIIVTRVDENTVKAFHNHCRHRGVKLANDRGRCNAFVCRFHGWSWNLKGENTFVYTPEVFSERQLNKEDLKLRECRVETWGGCAFINLDDNAPPLRDCIEPFATMHDVWHVEGLKVEWWYAAHLPVNWKLAMEAFFEGYHIAQTHPQQLPPGQNIRNSAFRPLDRQIFPMANFAALPAAASNMAAASTMFDPRMLIKGFPHFYQMLRDGMAGMVGEQDIQAMRDLENMELPARDLLGAIKMYNRALHDAITERNRKEKLDTPDLNEVMDREVMTSVNFCFPHFFMLPTYSAAASYRIRPLGSEECLFEVWSLKRYPEGEEQRPIQTPVPLKLDDPSWPPFPRQDFSNMPRQQQGLHTKGFEFMRLSKDVEGLISNNHRVIDGFLAGLGYDKLVPAMQKVSGPIDVPIKDLGF, encoded by the coding sequence ATGAACAAGCCTGTGCCGGGATCCCCGAATACCGTTCCGTTCGAGGTCACGGAACCGGACCGCATCGCAGCCCAGCGGTACTACGACGAGGATTTCTACAAGCTGGAATGCGAGATGCTGTGGCCCCGGGTCTGGCAGATGGCCTGCCGGCTGGAGGAGATTCCGAAGCCCGGCAGTTTTTCGGTCTACGAGAATCTGGGCCAGTCGATTATCGTCACGCGGGTCGACGAAAACACCGTCAAAGCTTTTCACAACCACTGCCGGCACCGCGGCGTGAAGCTGGCAAATGATCGCGGCCGGTGTAACGCATTTGTTTGCCGGTTCCATGGCTGGTCGTGGAATCTGAAAGGCGAGAACACCTTCGTTTATACGCCGGAGGTGTTCTCGGAACGTCAGCTCAACAAAGAGGACTTGAAACTCCGGGAATGCCGTGTCGAGACCTGGGGCGGATGCGCTTTCATCAATCTCGACGACAATGCGCCGCCGCTGCGCGACTGTATAGAGCCGTTTGCGACCATGCACGACGTTTGGCATGTGGAAGGCTTGAAGGTGGAGTGGTGGTATGCCGCGCATCTTCCGGTCAACTGGAAGCTTGCAATGGAAGCCTTTTTCGAAGGCTATCACATCGCTCAGACGCACCCTCAGCAGCTTCCCCCCGGTCAGAACATCCGCAACTCGGCCTTCCGGCCGCTGGATCGGCAGATTTTCCCGATGGCCAATTTCGCGGCGCTTCCGGCTGCCGCCTCGAATATGGCTGCCGCCTCGACGATGTTCGACCCCCGAATGCTCATCAAGGGCTTTCCCCACTTCTATCAAATGCTGAGAGACGGGATGGCCGGAATGGTCGGCGAACAGGACATCCAGGCCATGAGAGACCTGGAGAACATGGAACTGCCGGCCCGCGATCTCCTTGGTGCGATCAAAATGTACAATCGCGCGCTTCACGACGCCATCACTGAGCGCAACCGGAAGGAAAAGCTCGACACCCCCGATCTGAATGAGGTGATGGATCGCGAGGTGATGACATCGGTCAACTTCTGCTTTCCACACTTTTTCATGCTTCCGACCTACAGCGCGGCGGCGTCCTACCGCATCCGTCCGCTGGGATCCGAAGAATGCCTGTTCGAGGTCTGGTCGCTCAAACGTTATCCCGAAGGCGAGGAGCAGCGGCCGATCCAGACGCCGGTACCCCTGAAACTCGACGATCCGAGCTGGCCGCCGTTTCCCAGGCAGGATTTTTCGAATATGCCGCGGCAGCAGCAGGGGCTCCACACGAAAGGCTTTGAATTTATGCGGCTGTCGAAAGACGTCGAGGGCTTGATCAGCAATAATCACCGGGTCATCGACGGCTTTCTCGCGGGTCTCGGCTACGACAAGCTGGTACCCGCCATGCAAAAAGTTTCCGGGCCTATCGATGTCCCTATTAAAGATCTGGGCTTCTAA